DNA sequence from the Sinorhizobium sp. RAC02 genome:
AAGGAAATGCCGTGGCCCTTGTTGGTGTGGGCAACGATGCAATGCGGCCGGCTACCGCGTTTTTCCAGCGCCAGGACGATCTCGTCCATGGCATTTCCGTTGATCTCGGTGACATCCCATCCGAAGGCTTCGAGCTTGGCCGGGAAGGGTGCAAGGTTGTTGGTATCCTTCAGCGATGCACCCTGCTGGAAGCGGTTGTGGTCGATGATGAGCGTCAGGTTGTCGAGGCCGAACTGCGCGGCCGAAGCGATAGCCTCCCAGTTCGAGCCCTCCTGCATCTCGCCGTCGCCCGTCAGCACATAGGTGCGATAGACGGCACCCGTCAGCTTTGCGGCTTTCGCCATGCCGACGGCCACCGGCAGACCGTGGCCGAGCGGGCCGGTGTTGGTTTCGACACCGGGAACCTTGTTGCAGTTCGGGTGGCCGTTGAGGCGCGAATGGGGCTTCAGGAAGGTAGCGACCTCTTCTTCCGGAATGAAACCGCGCTTGGCCAGCGTCACGTACAGTGCGAGCGCCACATGGCCCTTCGAGAGCACGAAGCGATCCCGATCCGGGTGCGTCGGCTGATCCGGCCAGATGCGCAGCACACGGAAATAGAGCGCAGTCAGGATGTCGATTGCAGACATCTCGCCACCGATGTGGCCTGCGCCAGCTTCAAAAACCGCTTGCAGATCGCGGAGTCGGATCTGTTGAGCGATACGGTCGAGATCGTTCGGCTGCATGAAACCCTCGTTGTGAATAAATATACACTGATAGATATATTTGCACGGATGATCGCGAAGTCAAGCGGAAATGACATTAAGCGATCCTGAAAAATTCGTTCTATCAGCCTTGACACCCCTCAATGGGATGCGCTATGAATTTACACACACTAATGAATATTTATGCGACAAGCCTAGGCGAAGCCGCGAACGACCCGGAGGAGTGTCCATGGTGGCGGATGTGAAAGAACGACAGGGGTTCGCAGGCATTATGTTGCCTTCGCTGCGCGGAGCCACGGGTCCGCTCATCGGCCTCATCGTGCTGTGCCTCTTTCTCACCTTTGCGACGGACAAGTTCCTGTCGGTGCGCAACTTCCTCAACGTACTCGACCAGATCACGGTGCTGGGCGTCATGGCCGTTGGCATGACGATGGTCATCCTGATCGGTGGCATCGACCTGGCGGTCGGCTCGGTCATGGCGCTGGCCATGATGGTGCTCGGTTATCTCAATGTTACCGCCGGTGTTCCTATGGGCATCGCGATCCCGCTTGCCTTGCTCGTGGCGTCGCTGAACGGTTTGGTCGCCGGGCTTCTGATTACGCGCTTCAACGTGCCGGCCTTCATCGCGACGCTCGCCATGATGTCGATCACGCGCGGCCTTGCGAACATGATCACCGACGGCCAGCAGATCATCGGCTTTCCGGCCTGGTTCAACATGATGGCCATCGTGCGCTTCGGTGGCTTCCTGACGCTGACCGTCGCCGTGATGGTCGTGGTCTTCGTCGTCGGCCTGATTTATCAACGCTACCGTCATGGTGGCCGCGT
Encoded proteins:
- a CDS encoding transketolase, which gives rise to MQPNDLDRIAQQIRLRDLQAVFEAGAGHIGGEMSAIDILTALYFRVLRIWPDQPTHPDRDRFVLSKGHVALALYVTLAKRGFIPEEEVATFLKPHSRLNGHPNCNKVPGVETNTGPLGHGLPVAVGMAKAAKLTGAVYRTYVLTGDGEMQEGSNWEAIASAAQFGLDNLTLIIDHNRFQQGASLKDTNNLAPFPAKLEAFGWDVTEINGNAMDEIVLALEKRGSRPHCIVAHTNKGHGISFMQDTVDWHHKVPNAEQYKIAVAELSEAL
- a CDS encoding ABC transporter permease, whose product is MVADVKERQGFAGIMLPSLRGATGPLIGLIVLCLFLTFATDKFLSVRNFLNVLDQITVLGVMAVGMTMVILIGGIDLAVGSVMALAMMVLGYLNVTAGVPMGIAIPLALLVASLNGLVAGLLITRFNVPAFIATLAMMSITRGLANMITDGQQIIGFPAWFNMMAIVRFGGFLTLTVAVMVVVFVVGLIYQRYRHGGRVLYAIGGNAEVARLAGINVQRATVLVYVVCSFLAGLSGMVLAARLDSVQPSSGVSYELDAIAAVVIGGTSLSGGTGGIGGAIIGVLIIGVLRNGLNLLSVSPFMQQVIIGAVIVLAVTAETYRKRK